A single Parabacteroides timonensis DNA region contains:
- a CDS encoding DUF4493 domain-containing protein, with amino-acid sequence MKKILLYTLLFPLFTAFTSCGEDAEMNQSSYVDGTGGLSLKNNTPTQITIPVITKSADFTDIEADNFYVGILDENGAVVKEFDTFTDMKAAGLPLILPCGDYSAIASSYKLGETKVSDKPYFVEQQEFVIEEKTTTNVALKCTFQSIGVELVLSEQFKKKLEEQPNNYDYEVKVSNGVADWTFSKEKTDVGYFIDACDELVVKVKVRLGDDKWYPERTYRVKNDDNNPATSPKLGEYYIINLDAGETPEKLSLRTVTLIDQE; translated from the coding sequence ATGAAAAAGATATTATTATACACCTTACTATTCCCTCTCTTCACCGCTTTTACATCCTGCGGTGAAGATGCGGAAATGAACCAATCGTCTTATGTCGATGGTACAGGTGGATTGAGTTTAAAGAATAACACTCCTACGCAGATTACTATTCCGGTGATTACGAAGAGTGCGGACTTTACCGATATAGAGGCAGATAATTTTTATGTCGGAATCCTGGATGAGAACGGTGCAGTAGTGAAAGAGTTTGATACTTTCACTGATATGAAAGCAGCCGGTCTTCCGTTGATTCTTCCTTGTGGAGATTATTCAGCGATTGCCAGTTCCTATAAATTGGGAGAAACGAAAGTTTCCGACAAGCCTTATTTTGTAGAACAGCAGGAGTTTGTTATTGAAGAAAAGACAACGACTAATGTCGCTTTGAAATGTACGTTTCAGAGTATCGGTGTTGAACTGGTTCTCTCCGAGCAATTCAAAAAGAAGCTGGAAGAACAGCCGAATAACTATGATTACGAAGTGAAAGTCTCTAACGGGGTAGCCGACTGGACGTTCTCGAAAGAAAAGACGGATGTAGGTTATTTCATAGACGCTTGCGATGAATTAGTGGTAAAGGTAAAAGTCCGTTTGGGTGATGATAAGTGGTATCCCGAACGTACTTATCGTGTAAAGAATGATGATAATAATCCGGCTACTTCTCCGAAGTTAGGCGAATATTATATCATTAATCTGGATGCAGGTGAAACCCCTGAAAAACTATCCTTACGAACAGTAACGCTTATTGATCAGGAATAA
- a CDS encoding DUF4493 domain-containing protein codes for MKYIRILTIVLFLLPFLFSCEMKKDLLGGKDSDKETPSYENVGLLDLEVKAEKEAKAPNTKGDDDGEEDLLNPDNFSITIADSLGETVKYYESYAAMRDEGGLLLPVGTYSVRAAMGSDLNAGFNSPYYAGDTVCKVTEKEVAKVVAQCNLQNKKVQFACSDEFYSQFKEDYSIVIDNGVGVLTLKKDEARIAYLKNTGTLRFTMYATTHDNTVHTYSHDFSKDDQILNHNNVLIELGTVPTVPDGDPDHGGGGDDSEEPEEPDDPDDPDDGDDPNVPDVPVNAPVIKIDVSLIEKDYIIEVPSHFEESDKPDTPGGDDGTGDGDDNTGGDSTAKPTIKGDGFDMGDPVKLTPSNAENKKVRIAISTPGKLASLQVTISSDVLKPLLDELGLGSSFDMCNLTSKQEKVLRDLKLDIPNKGITSTVFDISSFMPLIAILDPGEYKFTIKATDEKKQSASKTLVVKLSK; via the coding sequence ATGAAATACATACGTATACTTACAATTGTTTTGTTTCTTCTTCCTTTTCTTTTTTCATGCGAAATGAAGAAAGACCTGTTGGGAGGAAAAGATTCGGATAAAGAAACTCCCTCATATGAAAATGTGGGTCTGCTGGATCTGGAAGTGAAGGCAGAGAAAGAAGCGAAAGCTCCTAATACAAAGGGGGATGATGATGGGGAAGAGGATTTGTTGAATCCTGATAATTTCTCTATAACTATTGCCGACAGTTTGGGTGAAACGGTAAAATATTATGAATCGTATGCCGCTATGAGAGATGAAGGCGGTTTGTTGTTGCCTGTCGGTACATATTCTGTTCGGGCAGCTATGGGATCGGACCTGAATGCCGGTTTCAACTCTCCTTATTATGCAGGTGATACGGTTTGTAAGGTTACTGAAAAAGAGGTGGCAAAGGTGGTTGCTCAATGTAACCTTCAGAATAAAAAGGTACAGTTTGCTTGCTCGGACGAGTTTTATTCACAGTTTAAAGAAGATTATTCCATCGTTATCGATAATGGTGTCGGTGTGCTAACACTCAAGAAAGATGAAGCCCGCATTGCTTACTTGAAGAATACAGGTACATTACGTTTTACCATGTATGCTACTACGCACGATAATACCGTACATACGTATTCGCATGACTTTTCGAAAGATGATCAGATATTGAATCATAACAACGTACTGATCGAATTGGGTACAGTTCCGACTGTGCCGGATGGTGATCCTGATCATGGAGGAGGTGGTGACGATTCGGAAGAACCGGAAGAACCCGATGATCCGGACGATCCCGATGACGGTGATGATCCCAATGTGCCGGATGTCCCTGTGAATGCGCCTGTTATCAAAATTGATGTGTCTCTGATCGAGAAGGATTATATCATTGAAGTACCGTCACACTTTGAGGAATCGGATAAGCCGGATACACCGGGTGGAGATGATGGTACCGGTGACGGTGATGATAATACGGGAGGAGATTCTACCGCTAAGCCTACAATAAAAGGTGATGGATTTGATATGGGTGATCCCGTTAAATTAACTCCATCAAATGCAGAAAATAAAAAGGTTCGTATTGCAATCTCTACTCCGGGTAAATTAGCTTCTTTACAGGTAACAATTTCGTCTGATGTATTGAAACCTTTATTGGATGAACTTGGATTGGGAAGTTCTTTTGATATGTGCAATTTAACATCTAAACAGGAAAAAGTATTGAGGGATCTAAAATTGGATATACCGAATAAAGGAATAACATCGACTGTATTTGATATATCAAGTTTCATGCCTTTGATTGCTATATTGGATCCTGGAGAATATAAGTTTACAATAAAAGCAACAGACGAGAAAAAACAAT